A section of the Thermotoga sp. genome encodes:
- a CDS encoding competence/damage-inducible protein A: MKKAAIITVGSELLEGLILNRNAQFLCQELKNLGYRVMKISTIGDHLEDIVDEVKSLFPKVHLLILTGGLGPTRDDLTREAVAKALNRKLFLDQGLKAKIEEKVKKYHSEIPSNIERQAFVIEGAKVIDNPVGSAPGQLLEENGKRVILLPGPPRELIPMFESLKDILKTPHAFHQVTLKYYSIPEAFLEDLLREILYSQDKVEVATMADHVEGVRLRLTTSAEHRKFLDELVEKILEKTGEYLYGINDEKMEEVVVRLLKESGKTLAVAESCTGGMLSSLIVNVPGASNVFVGGVVAYSNDLKKNILGVKEDTLKKYGAVSEQCVREMAEGLKSLTGADICIAISGIAGPTGGIPTKPVGTVLIDLFEQDHVTMRYNFSGDRNTIRTRSAMIALENLRKHLKESGRL; this comes from the coding sequence ATGAAGAAAGCAGCGATAATCACCGTAGGAAGTGAGCTTCTGGAAGGACTGATACTGAACAGAAACGCTCAGTTTCTCTGCCAAGAATTGAAGAATCTTGGATACAGGGTGATGAAAATCTCAACGATCGGTGACCATCTCGAGGATATCGTTGACGAGGTTAAATCACTTTTCCCAAAGGTCCACCTTCTGATACTGACGGGAGGACTCGGCCCCACCAGGGACGATCTCACACGCGAGGCGGTGGCAAAGGCACTGAACAGAAAACTCTTTCTCGATCAGGGACTCAAAGCAAAGATCGAGGAGAAAGTGAAAAAATACCATTCTGAGATACCATCTAACATCGAGAGGCAGGCCTTCGTCATCGAGGGGGCAAAAGTTATCGACAATCCGGTGGGAAGTGCTCCCGGTCAACTTCTCGAAGAAAACGGAAAGAGAGTGATTCTACTTCCCGGTCCACCAAGAGAACTGATTCCTATGTTCGAGTCCCTGAAAGACATTCTGAAAACCCCTCATGCTTTTCATCAAGTTACCTTGAAATACTACAGCATACCCGAGGCATTTCTGGAAGATCTTCTGAGGGAAATATTGTACTCTCAGGACAAGGTGGAAGTGGCCACAATGGCGGATCACGTTGAAGGTGTGAGGTTGAGGCTGACAACAAGTGCAGAACACAGAAAGTTTCTGGACGAACTCGTGGAAAAGATTCTCGAAAAGACGGGAGAGTATCTCTATGGAATAAACGACGAGAAAATGGAGGAAGTGGTTGTTAGACTTTTGAAAGAGAGTGGAAAAACCCTCGCCGTCGCCGAATCTTGCACGGGTGGAATGCTCTCTTCACTGATAGTAAACGTTCCGGGAGCATCGAACGTTTTCGTGGGAGGCGTGGTAGCCTACAGCAACGATCTGAAAAAAAACATTCTTGGGGTGAAGGAAGATACTCTGAAGAAATATGGAGCTGTGAGTGAGCAATGCGTTCGAGAAATGGCGGAAGGTCTGAAATCGCTCACAGGGGCAGACATCTGCATAGCCATCTCTGGAATAGCGGGACCGACAGGTGGAATCCCCACAAAACCTGTTGGAACCGTCCTCATAGATCTTTTTGAACAAGATCATGTTACAATGCGTTATAATTTTTCCGGGGATCGAAACACTATAAGAACCCGTTCGGCGATGATAGCCCTTGAGAACCTGAGAAAGCATTTGAAGGAGAGTGGAAGGTTATGA
- a CDS encoding protein-L-isoaspartate O-methyltransferase, which translates to MRERLFWILKDYGIDERIAKAFLEVPREEFLMKHYSLSHVYEDVVLVSYEDGEVFSTSSQPSLMAMFMEWVELGEGMKVLEIGGGTGYNAAVMSRIVGENGFVVTVEYFEKVCKIARENVRRLGIDSVAVVCGDGYYGVPDFAPYDVIFVTVGVDEIPEHWFRQLKDEGRVIVPINMKFSGRQPAFLFVKKGNHLEGNYKLETRFIEAGGNLGNLLERNKKLLKEFPFRKTIRVPRLQMFVELVDLLTRRLTRMNGTFYYAGPEGTVEFSGGEMRIYGDTPEIESLLSQWKSCDYRSFEHLTLHVGYNALSRISCTI; encoded by the coding sequence ATGAGAGAAAGGCTCTTTTGGATTTTGAAAGACTACGGAATAGACGAGCGTATCGCAAAGGCGTTCCTGGAGGTACCACGCGAGGAGTTCTTGATGAAGCACTACTCGCTTTCTCATGTGTATGAGGACGTCGTGCTCGTTTCGTACGAGGATGGAGAGGTTTTCAGTACCTCCAGCCAGCCTTCGTTGATGGCAATGTTCATGGAATGGGTGGAGCTGGGTGAAGGAATGAAGGTCCTGGAGATAGGGGGAGGAACCGGGTACAACGCGGCTGTGATGAGCAGGATCGTGGGGGAAAACGGGTTTGTTGTGACTGTGGAGTACTTCGAGAAGGTCTGTAAGATCGCACGGGAAAATGTGAGACGCCTGGGGATAGACAGCGTTGCAGTCGTCTGTGGCGATGGATATTACGGTGTTCCAGACTTTGCTCCATACGATGTGATCTTCGTCACCGTTGGAGTGGATGAGATACCAGAGCACTGGTTCCGTCAACTTAAAGATGAAGGAAGGGTGATAGTACCCATCAACATGAAGTTCTCGGGAAGACAGCCCGCTTTCCTGTTTGTGAAAAAGGGTAATCACCTTGAGGGTAATTATAAGCTGGAAACCAGATTCATAGAAGCGGGGGGAAATCTTGGAAACTTGTTGGAGAGAAACAAGAAGCTTTTGAAGGAATTCCCCTTCCGAAAAACTATCCGGGTTCCTCGACTTCAGATGTTCGTGGAACTGGTGGATCTTCTCACAAGAAGACTCACAAGAATGAATGGGACCTTCTACTACGCCGGTCCAGAGGGAACGGTGGAGTTTTCGGGTGGTGAGATGAGGATTTATGGAGACACGCCCGAAATTGAAAGCCTTCTTTCCCAATGGAAAAGCTGCGATTACAGAAGCTTTGAACACTTGACTCTCCACGTCGGTTACAACGCTCTTTCACGGATATCCTGTACAATCTGA
- a CDS encoding ABC transporter ATP-binding protein: MIEVQNLWKEYNSRDRVTALRGINLKINRGEFAVVLGPSGSGKTTLLNCLSGVDRPTKGTVIVDGTDLYTLSEEERTKFRAKNMGFVFQFFNLVPVLTALENIELPLLILGVNRREAKERAFNILRRVGLAHKWNRFPEELSGGEKQRVAIARALVHNPKVIWADEPTGALDSETGSMIIDLLMEMKKNSTLVIVTHDERIAEKADRVIRIRDGQIVQDIRERAL, from the coding sequence TTGATCGAGGTTCAAAATCTCTGGAAAGAGTACAACAGTAGAGACAGAGTGACCGCCCTCAGGGGAATAAATCTGAAGATAAATCGCGGGGAATTCGCCGTAGTACTGGGGCCCTCGGGCTCCGGGAAGACTACCCTCCTGAATTGTCTCTCCGGTGTGGACCGTCCCACGAAGGGAACCGTGATCGTCGATGGAACAGACCTTTACACTCTCTCTGAGGAAGAGAGAACAAAGTTCAGAGCGAAGAACATGGGATTTGTGTTTCAGTTCTTTAACCTTGTACCTGTCCTCACCGCCCTTGAGAACATCGAACTTCCTCTTCTAATTCTGGGTGTGAACAGGCGTGAGGCAAAAGAACGAGCCTTCAATATCCTGCGAAGGGTGGGCCTTGCTCACAAATGGAACAGATTTCCAGAGGAACTCTCCGGTGGAGAAAAGCAACGTGTTGCCATAGCAAGAGCCCTCGTCCACAACCCGAAGGTGATATGGGCAGACGAGCCCACTGGAGCGCTCGACAGCGAAACAGGAAGTATGATCATAGATCTTCTCATGGAGATGAAAAAGAACTCCACTCTGGTGATAGTGACCCACGATGAAAGAATAGCAGAGAAAGCAGACCGAGTCATCAGAATAAGGGACGGTCAGATTGTACAGGATATCCGTGAAAGAGCGTTGTAA